Below is a genomic region from Virgibacillus dokdonensis.
CTCTAGTTGAGCTAATTCAACTTGTAATTTTCCTTCTTTTGTTCTAGCACGTTGAGCAAAAATATCTAAAATCAATTGGCTTCGATCAATCGTTCGAACACCGAAAGCTTGACTCATATTTCGAAGTTGGATTGGTGATAATTCATCATTTGCAATGACTAAATCCACTTGATCTTCCTGAATAGAAGCATTTACTTCTTCTAATTTTCCAGAGCCAATATATGTACCAGGGTGAATGTTATCTCTATTTTGGGTAAATATTTGAATAACATCTCCACCAGCAGTCTTACTCAATGAATTTAATTCGGCTAGGGACGATTCAAAATGATGATTTGTTTGTTTCGGTTGCTTTACTGCAATAATGATTACTTTTTCATTCACTACAAACAGAACCTCTTTTCTTCATGCAATTCTTTACCAACTATCATAACAAATCTTAAGCAAATCCCCAAAATTAACATCTTCTGCAACTCTTCTTCATAAAAGCAACTGCATATCAGATAAAGGTAACTTTCCTATACAACATGAAAGGCGCTGCATAGATCTCACCTTAAATATCTGAGGAACTAACAGCAGCACCTAATTAAGCCAATCAATCTTAGCCTTCATTAAATTTCATGTGAAGAAATTCACTATTCAATTAAATGTGTAGGTTTTCAACAAAAGTATTTGGCTATAAACATCCATCCTTTTATATGCGTATAAACAGCATACTAATTTAGTTTTAACTGCAAATCTTGAATTGTTAAGTAAATAAGATCATCTGTAGTAAAGTGCTCATTCTCCAACAACCTAACTGCATGCATACGAATAGCACTCTCTACCACGTTACGTACATAACGTGCATTGGAAAAGTTACGATTATTCGTGCGTGTTTTTTTTATTAAATGTGCTTTTAATTCTATTTCAGCATCTTTGGTAAGTTGATACTCGCGATCTGCTGCCATTCGTTTAGCGATTGAAAGCAATTCTCCAGCTTCATAATCACGAAAATCTAATATAAATGGAAACCTGGATTCTAAGCCAGGATTTAATGTTAAGAATCGTTCCATTTCGTATGGATAACCAGCAAGAATTAGCACAAAATCATGCTGATAATCTTCCATATGTTTTACCAATGTATCAATTGCCTCTTTACCAAAATCTTTCTCGCCACCACGCGCAAGTGAATAAGCCTCATCAATAAACAAAACGCCACCTTGGGCTTTCTGTATAATAGAGCGGGTTTTTTGCGCTGTCTGACCAATATATTCTCCTACCAAGTCTGCCCGTTCAGCTTCAATAAAATGGCCTTTAGATAATAAGTTCATATCATAGTATAGCTTAGCCAACTTTCTAGCTACCGTTGTTTTTCCTGTCCCAGGATTACCCTTAAAAAGCATATGCAATACTTGTTCATGATTCACTAACCCAAACTGCTTTCGCTTTTCATTGATGACGACCGTTGCATATATTTCTTTAATTCGTTCCTTAAGTTGCTTCATACCTACAAACGATGCAAATGCCTCATCAATATGATTAAATGGGTTGTTTTTTTTGTTCATTGCTTTTTTTTCTGTATATGTCAAATGCGAGGTGTTTTTTTCCTTTAAAATGATGTTTACTTGCCCATTTCGATTACTTATAAATTGTGTTTCCATGTCATCACCCCTCAGTAATATTTAGTATACGCCGCGATCCAAAAGGTGTGACATTTGCCTATTTTTTTAAAAATACAATTTAAAATATCAGATTTATCGCCAATTTTTATGGCGAAACAAAGCTGTGATTTTTCTTATACTATAAACCTTAAAACTTATATTTTCCTATAGCATAAAAAAACGAATGCACATATGCATCCGTTTTTTATAGTTATTCCTTTTCCAGCTCGACATTTTTAGCTGGTGAAAAGGTAGAAATAGCATGTTTAAAAATTAATTGCTGTTTACCATCTGTTTCAATTAAAACCGTGAAATTGTCGAATCCTTTAATAACTCCTCTTAATTGAAACCCATTCGTTAAAAAAATTGTGACAGCTATACGGTTTTTACGAAGTTGATTTAAGTATTGGTCCTGAATATTTACAGATTGAGCCATTATACTTCCTCCTCATTTCTATCTATACTATAATTAGTTCGACCTAGCTTTGAATAAATCCTGCAAGATCATCTAAAATATTTCTTAATTTTTCATCAATGGATACACTAGAAACATCATACCAAGATACATCCATTTTATTGCGAAACCAAGTATATTGCCTTTTGGCATATCTTCTAGAATTTTGCTTTAATGTTGCAATAGCTTCAGTTAAAGATATTTCGTTTTTGAAATAAGGGAGAAATTCTTTATAGCCGATCGCTTGCATAGATTGTTTATGAGCATATCCCCGACTATACAATTGATAAGCTTCTTCTACCAGACCTTTTTCTATCATATCATCTACACGCTTATTAATCCGATCATATAATTTTTCACGGTCCATTTCCAATCCTATGATTTTATAATCATACGGTGACTTTCCACTTTGCTGTTGCTGGTATTCTGACATTCGTTTTCCTGTTGTTTCATAGATTTCTAACGCACGCACAACACGCCGATAGTTGTTTGGATGAATTTTTTTTGCCTGTTGCGGATCAACTTTCCTCAACCTTTCATACAAAGGTTGGATGCCATTTAACTCTATTTCTTTATTTAATTTTTTAATCAACTCGTTATTACGCTGATACGCTGTAAAGTTATAGTTATAGAGGGCAGCCTGCACATATAAACCACTTCCGCCAACTAATATAGGTAATTTGTCCTTGACTGATATTATTTCTATGTAATGGTCTACATACTGTTTAAAATCAGCCGCAGAGAACGATTCATCGGGACGTTTTATATCAATCATATAATGTGGAATGTTTTTCATTTCATCCTTTGTCACTTTTGCAGTCCCAATATCCATTCCTTTATAGATTTGCATAGAATCTCCGCTAATAATCTCACCATTATAATGTTTAGCTATTTCAATACTAAGTTTTGTTTTACCTACCGCAGTTGGACCTACGATAGCAATAAGTTTTTTTTTCATTCGTATTCCCCTATTATGCACACGTTACTGTTTTAAATACGCTCTAAGCATCCAAGTATATTTTTCAAACGCTCCTTGTATATCAATAAGTAAATCTTCTGTAGGGCTGTCATTTAACTCTACAGCTTTTGGTAGCCCTTGTGTCTTAATTTCCATTATTATTTGCAGCAAATCTTGCAGCAACTGCTGCATTATTTCTTGTTCTTCATCATCTGCATTTGCTTCTTCTAAAGTTGATTCTTTCAAATATTTTACCATTGTAGCTAAAGGTTTGCCATCTATCATTAGTATACGTTCGGCTATCTCATCAATATCATGAGCTACCTTCAAGTACATATTTTCAAACTGCTGATGAAGAGTTAAAAAATTGCTTCCTTGAATAAACCAATGGTATCGGTGCAGTTTCACATAAAGAACAAATTGATTAGACAGTAATTGATTAAGAAAATTTACAAGCTGTTGATTTTTCACCATACACACCTCTTCCAGTTTTCCATAGTATGGTAAACTGAAAGCAACTTTATACATTTTCACATCACACGTTTAAACATTTTTTCTAATTCATAAGTTGAAAAATGAACGATAATAGGTCTTCCATGCGGACAAGTAAATGGGTCTGTAGTTTGTCGTAAATGTTCAAGTAATTGTGTCATTTCTTCATCATTTAAATAATGGTTAGCTTTAATAGAACGTTTACAGGACATTAAAATGGCCGCTTCTTCTCGAATCTTTTCCACATCAATCTTCTCATCTTTTATTAGCTGTTCAACCATTTCCCGAATAATTGCTTCTTCTTGTCCAGCAGGGAACCAGCTGGGGTGTGAACGAATAACATACGTTTGTTGACCGAATGGTTCGAAAAAAAGTCCTGCTGCTTGTAATGTTTCTTTATATGCCTCCACCCAAATTGCTTCTTCTTTAGAAAATTCAAATGTTAATGGAATAAGTAATTGTTGCAAATTATTCATAGGCTGACCGAGTTTTTGTTTAAAAAACTCATATTTCACTCGCTCTTGAGCAGCATGCTGATCAATCATGTACAGCCCATTTTCATTTTGCGCCAAAATGTATGTGCCTTGTAATTGTCCAATTGGATACATAATCGGAACACGTGGTTCAACTTTCTCGTTTTTCTCTTGTTCTGCTATTTTCTCACCTGTATCTGTGCACACATTCCTATCTATATACTCTTTTTCCTGCTGCATTTCACGTGCACGCTCTACGGGGGTTGGCTCCATTTCGTTGTCAGCAAGCTCAATATGATCACTTTCTTGCTTTCTAGCAGCCTCATTTAGCCCTTTAGATGAATTATTTTCAACAACTGGTTCACGAACGCCAGCCGGGTAATTCCACTGTCTAATATCCGGTTCTAGTTCTGAGCTAGAAGGTGTAAAATCAAAACTATGTTGTATAGACTTCGATTTAGGTACAGATTTACTTTCCATTTCAGGAATTAAGGTTGCTTCCCGAAATGTGTCTTTAATGGTTTGCTCAATTGCTTGATATAATTCTTTATCCTTACTAAAACGCACTTCTAATTTAGTGGGGTGGACATTAACATCTACCAGAATAGGGTCCATTTGTATAGAAAGAACAACAATAGGTGAACGTCCAATAGGCAACAATGTATGATAGCCTTGGATAATCGCTTTATTTAATGCAACGCTTTTTATATATCTTCCATTAATAATGGTTGACATATAGTTTCTAGAGGCTCTCGTTACTTCTGGTTTAGCAATAAATCCACCAATAGAAAAGTCGAGTGTTTCGTGCTTAACAGGTAACATATGCTTCGCTACATTCATTCCATAAACCTGAGAAATAACTTGTAATACATCACCTGTTCCTGCTGTTTTAAAGATGTTCTTCCCATTATGTGTGACTTCAAATCTTATTTGTGGATGTGACAAAGCCAAGCGATTTAACAGATCTGTAATATGCCCTAATTCTGTATGAATGGTTTTCATATATTTTAGACGTGCAGGCGTATTAAAAAATAACTCGGATACCATAATTTCTGTCCCTTTTCGTGCAGCTGATTTCTGTTTATCAATTAGTTTACCGCCTTCTAAAGTTAAACGAGTACCAGCGTGTTCTCCCGTTGATGTTTGGACCGTTAGTTTGCTGACAGAAGCTATACTTGCAAGCGCCTCACCACGAAAACCAAGGGTTCGAACGTGAAATAAATCGGTCTCATTCTTTATTTTGCTTGTTGCATGCCTCAAGAATGCTGTTTCACAATCTTCTTCTAACATCCCGTCGCCATTGTCAGTTACTTTAATAACTTGTAAACCCGCTTCTTTTATCTCAATTTTCACCCAAGTGCTGTTTGCATCAATACTATTTTCAACGAGCTCTTTCACAACGGATGCAGGACGCTCAACAACTTCACCTGCTGCAATTTTATTAGCGAGAGAATCTGGCATTTGTATAATTCGCATGCAAATAACTCCTTTTACTGCAAATTTCGTTTATTCCATCGTATAATCATAGTTTTTGGGTTCGGTTAAAAATGTAAATCTATCACATTTTTATTTTCGTGCCTTTTTTTGCAGTTGATATAACATATTCATCGCTTCTATAGGGGTTAAAGCAAATAAATCTATGTCTTTTAACTCTTGTACCACTTTTTCATATTGATTCTTATGTTTAGAAACTGGCTTCTCTTCTTCGGTAAAGAAAGACAATTGTCCCGTCCCCTCGACAGAAGCAGCTTGTTCCGTCTTCGCTTTGACTTCAGATTTAGCCTCCATGTTTCCTTCTAGTTCTTTTAAAATTTCACTAGCACGAGTAATTAAACTATCAGGTAAGTTTGCAAGCTTAGCTACATGGATACCGTAACTTTCGTCAGCAGGGCCTTCTTTAATTTGATGGAGAAATACAACATTCCCCTCATGCTCTTCCGCTCTAACATGAACATTTTTTAAGTGAGATAACGTATTAGCTAGATCTGTCAGTTCGTGATAATGTGTTGAAAATAGCGTTTTTGCTTGGATATGATTATGAATATATTCAATGATTGCCTGCGCTAAAGCCATTCCATCATATGTGCTTGTCCCTCTCCCAATTTCATCAAATAAAATCAAGCTCTGTTCAGTCGCATTAGTGATCGCATGATTTGCTTCGAGCATTTCCACCATAAATGTACTTTGACCAGCAACTAAATCATCTGCAGCACCAATTCGTGTGAAGATTTGGTCAAAAATTAAAAGTTGAGCCGATTCACAAGGGACAAAACAACCTATTTGTCCCATAATAACAGTTAATGCCAATTGACGCATATAAGTGCTTTTCCCTGACATGTTCGGCCCTGTTATTAGTAAAATATGATTTTGTGCATCTAAAATAATATCATTAGGTACAAAAGTGCCATCATCCATTACTTGCTCAATCACAGGGTGCCTGCTCTGTTTTATTTCCAACTTTTGTTTATCAAATGTAGGGCGAACATAATTGTTAGATTCACTCACAGTTGCAAACCCTTGTAGCACATCTACATAACTTACTTGTTCAGCTAAACGTTGCAATTCTGGAATAAACGCTTTAATTTGTTCGCGAATTTCAATAAAAAGTTGATATTCCAATTCGACGCTCTTTTCTTCCGCTTCTAATATAAGCTGCTCTTTTTCCTTTAATTCTGGTGTAATATATCTCTCAGCATTTGTTAATGTTTGTTTTCTTTCATAACGCCCTTCAGGAAGTAAATGCAAGTTAGCTTTCGTTACCTCAATATAATATCCAAACACGCGATTATAACCGATTTTTAATGATTTAATACCGGTTGCTTGTTTTTCTTTTTGTTCCAGTTCAGCAATCCACTGCTTTCCATTTCTTGATGCATCTCGATATGTATCTAATTGCTCGTTATAACCGTCTTTAATAATGCCGCCTTCTTTAATTGGAATAGGTGGGTCGTCTACGATGCTTGCTTCCAGTATATCTATGATTTTGGGTTCTATATATATATGGTCTGCTAATTTATAAAGTTCCTGCTGAGAGAATTGTTGTAAAAGTTGTTTCAGAACCGGAATCCTTTGTAGCGAACTCTTCAGTTGTTGTAAATCACGTGCATTGACATTACCGAAAGCAATTCGTCCCGCAAGCCTTTCTAAATCATATACCGATTTTAACGTTTCTCTTATTGCGTCTCGCTCCATAAACTGCGCATAAAAGCCTTCAACAATATGAAGCCGTTTTTCAATTTCCTGTGCGTTTAAAAGCGGGCGCTCTAACCATTTTTTTAACATTCTGGATCCCATAGCTGTAACGGTTTTATCGAGGACCCATAGTAAACTACCATACTTTTCTTTTTTCATTAACGTTTCCGTAAGTTCTAAATTCCGCTTTGAATACATATCTAATGATAAGTGATGCTGTAGTGCAATAACTTGTGCTTGTTGCATATGATCAAGCGAACGCTTTTGTGTGTGTTGAACATAATTTAGCAATCTGCTAAAAGCTGTCAATAGTCTTTCATCATCGATGTTTTCACATAAATTTCGATATTCTGCATTAAAGGTCACTTCATCCTGATAAGATAGAGTAACATGTAGCCTCGATTTTAACTGGTGTTGTAATTCCTCAGGCAACTTAGAGGAAACAACAATTTCTTTAATCGGTTGATTATATAATTCATGAATTACCCCGTCCCAACCATGTTCAATCAAAGCCAGTTGGTTTTCACCTGTCGACAAATCACTATATACTAATACATAGCTGCTATCAAAATGAGACAAACTGGCAATATAATTGTTTTCTTTTTCATTTAGCATGGCTTTTTCCATAACCGTCCCAGGTGTAATTAATTGAATCACTTCCCGTTTTACTACACCTTTAGCTGTTTTAGGGTCTTCTACTTGCTCACAAATTGCAACTTTATAGCCTTTTTCTATTAAAATTTTGATGTAATTCTCCGCGGAATGATAAGGAACCCCGCACATTGGAACAGGATTAGGACTGTTCGAATCCCGTTTTGTCAGCGTTATTTCTAACTCTCTTGCGGCTTGAATAGCATCCTCAAAAAACAGTTCATAAAAATCACCTAAACGAAAAAATAAGAACGCATCCTTATAAGATTCTTTTATATTTAAATATTGCTTCATCATTGGTGTTTGTTTTGCCATGTTTGTTCCTCCAAAAAACCGTAAATTATTCTTATGTCATTATAGCATACAATTAGCAGTACTTTCGATCATTCAAGTAAGAGCCCCTAACAGCATAAACCTTAAAAAAGCTTCATATCATCAATACCAAGCCAGCTTACGGTGATGAAACGGCATCGTTTTACTTATACGATAGAGCTAAATTTTATACTTTTCGATAGCCAAAAAAATTACGAGGAAGGTTTCTCCTCGTAATCCGGTTAATCTTTGTTTAAGAAATCTGGTTCTACTTCTTCCAATTCGTCATCTGTAAGTTCTACATCCCAAACTTCATCTTCGTCATCATCAACATATTCACGCTTTGGATCCACACGAACTGCAACTTTTGTATCTCCGATAATTTGGACAATAAATTCCCTTTCAATCTCTACTGCTATTTTATGCCCTTTGTTTTCAATTGTACAATTTAAGCAATTAGGCTGTTGAACAACTTTGGCTATTACATCAAAGTCATCATTTAAGCAGTTTTCATCTTTTATCGATAATGGTACTTTATCGCTGTAGGTAACCCTCTCGGTAATAGCTTCTGTTTTTGTGTTGTCATTATACGAATACCAAATGTTAATTTCGTAACTTCCATTTATCTCTACAGTATCTTGTGATTTTTTCTTTGCATTATACAAATGGTTAATAACCCAGCAACCTAAAATACTTGAAGGTCTATGTGATGGTGTAACGGAATGGGTTGCTTGCGAGAACTTACGACCTTTGCCACAAACCGCTTTCGTTATGATCTCTCTATATTCTTTATCTAAAAAAGACATAATTACCTTTACCTCCTCTTTTTTCATAGTCAGTTTATGCAAGACAAATACCTAAAGTGCATAATGAAAAGAAAAATAGAAAAGGAAGTAGGTAAAAACGAACAGCGTTAATACCAACTAGTTGCTTTAACTGAGAGATAAAAACTCTAGTTGGACGTTTAGGTGCAGCGTCTGTAGAAAAAATCAAGTAACAGATAACAGCACCTTACATTTTTTAATAGCAACCCACGGATTAAAACTTACTTTTTAATGGCTACAACCTGATTTTGTTCTTATCTTCGAACCTGTTTCTCCAGTTAAAACATCGCCACCTGTAGATTCAATTACTTGATTGGTAACTTCTCTTGCAATTGTAGCAGTAATTAACTGTAAAACATCATTAACAACAACTTGTATTTCTTTAAACTCCTGTACAACAGGAATTGCATCAATTTCTGATTGAAAAATATCCAGTTGTTCCTCTACTTTTTTTAAAGCTTCATGTTTTTCATAAGCTTGTAAATTAACAGCTTGCTTTTGTAATGCTTTAATCTTTGTTATTAATTGTTGTACTTTTTTATTTTCATTAATTTTCGCTTCCACTTGCTTAAAATGTTCAATTTCTTCTGTATTTGCTAACATATTCGCAAGTTTTTTCGCTTCATCCAGCACCTGTTTGCGCGTATACTCTGCCATTGTTATTTCACCCCTACTGTATTTTCAATCATAACACCATCTAAAGACCATGTTTTAGCTTCTGTAATTTTCACGTCTACAATCTGCCCAATTGCAGCCTTTGGTCCTTTAAAGTTAACGAGTTTATTTCTTTCCGTATACCCCGCTAGAACTTCTGGATCTTTTTTGCTTTCACCCTCTACAAGTACTTTTACGACTTGATCCTGATACGTTTTCATAGACGCAGCAGACTGCTTATTGACAAGCTCATTTAAGCGATATAGTCGTTGCTTTTTTACCTCTTCTGGAACATTATCTTTCTTCCTAGCTGCAGGAGTCCCTTCACGTGGTGAATAAATAAAGGTGTAAGCTGCTTCAAAACCAACTTCTTCCATTAAGGTCATCGTTTCTTCAAACTGCTCTTCCGTTTCGTTTGGAAATCCAACAATAATATCTGTCGTTAACGTTGCGTTCGGCATCGCTGCGCGAATTTTCCTAACGAGTTCTAAATACGATTCTCTCGTATATTTCCGATTCATTTTCTTCAAAATTTCACTACTGCCTGACTGGACTGGCAAATGAATATGATCTAACAAATTCCCCCCTTTTGCCAATACTTCAATTAAGCGATCATCAAAATCTCTAGGGTGTGATGTCGTAAAACGAATTCTTGGGATATCAATTTTGCGAAGTTCATCCATTAAATCACCTAAACCGTATGTCATGCCGTCTAAATCTTTTCCATAAGCATTTACGTTTTGCCCTAATAAGGTTACCTCTTTATAACCTTGAGCAGCTAAATGCCGAACTTCTTGGATGATATCTTCCGGAAGACGACTTCGCTCTTTTCCACGGGTCATTGGTACAATACAATACGTGCAGAACTTATCGCAACCGTACATAATGTTAACCCATGCTTTTATTTTTCCTTTTCGTGCTTTTGGAAGGTTTTCAATGACATCACCTTCTTTAGACCACACTTCAACGATTTTTTCTTTACCAAACATTGCTTCTTTCACAAGATGTGGTAACCGATGTATATTATGAGTACCAAAAATCAAATCAACATGCTGGTGTTTCTTCAATATCCGATTCACCACAGTTTCTTCTTGAGACATGCAACCACAAACACCAAGGATCAAATCTGGCTTTTCTCGTTTTAACGCTTTTAAATGTCCAATTTCACCAAATACTTTATTCTCAGCATTTTCTCTAATTGCACAAGTATTCAACAAAATAATATCAGCATCATTTGTTTCAGAAGTAGATGTATAACCCATTTCGGTAAGAATTCCAGCCATTACTTCCGTATCATGCTCATTCATTTGGCAGCCATATGTACGAATTAAAAACTTCTTTCCTTCCCCAATATTTTCCATGTCTTCGGGAATAGAAAAATCGTAATGGACATTCACTTTATCTCTTCCACGTTTACGTGCTTTATTTAAATTCGGTGGTTCATAAGTTGTTTTGAAATACTTGGAAATCAAATCTTCACTAGAAGTATTTTTAATACGCTCCATATTATCCATACCGGATTTTACGTCCGTTGGATTTGTTTCCTTAATTTGTGCTTGTTGCTTACGTTGTTGCTCGTTCATAATAATCTCCTTTCATTTTGTGTAAACCACAATAACCTTTTAGGGTCATGAATACTCACTTTATCAGATGACTTATTTGTTTACATTCATTCATTTATTATAAATGCTATATTCGAAATAAACAACAGTTGGCCTTTTGCTATAGGTTAGGAAAATGTCAAACAGTAGAATTTTAGCTTTACAATAACTTATAAGAGATTTGTAGACCGCATTTTTCCGAATGGCTACGAATTTTTGTAATAAAAATAGTGTTGCGTAAGTACGCAACACTTAATTAAACATATCTCATATAAAAAATTATCTGGGCTCTACAATTAATTTAATTGCTGTACGCTCTTCTTCATCAATTAAAATATCTGTAAAAGCCGGAATACAAATAAGATCAACCCCACTTGGTGCAACAAATCCTCTAGCAATCGCTACCGCCTTAACAGCCTGGTTTAATGCACCAGCTCCAATAGCCTGAATCTCCGCTGAGCCACGTTCTCTTAACACATTCGCAAGTGCACCTGCTACTGAATTTGGATTTGATTTTGCTGACACTTTTAATACTTCCACCACTAGTACCTCCTTCATTTAAACTATTCTAGTTCTACTTATACTATATTCTTGGAGATGTTAGCTTATTACCCTTATTATGCATTAATAATTCTTAACATTCAAATAATCTATCTTTAACATTTCTTCAATTACAGTTTATCCTCATAATTCTAGCGTGAATAGAAATAAACCAATACTCTTATGCCCTATTTCAATCCGTTTTATTTTTTGATTTGTCAAATTAAGCGAGACAACATGCTTTTATCAAAATCCTGACCGACATAATCTATGAAACACTCCATTGGTGTTTTGTATTTCAATGATTTCCTTGGTATGTTATTCCGTCGGAGTGCAACCTCAGAAATATACTCTTGTGACACAGGATTAAAGTCCATTTCTTTTGGTAGCCCATTCTTTCTCAGAAGACCGTTGGAATGCTCATTTAGCCCCCTTTGGGATGGCGTTCCAGGATCTGCAAAATAAATATCAACATCTTGTTCATTGCTGATGGATTTCCAATTGGAAAACTCTTTCCCGCAGTCAAAGATAATGGACTTAAATAAGTGTTTTGGTAATCGCTCAAACCATTGATTGAGCGATGTTTCAATATTGATTGCCTGTCTACCAGCTGGTTTAATTGCGATGATGCATTTTGTTAAACGCTCAACAAGCGTGATGACAGCGCTCTTGTGATGACGTCCCACAATGGTATCTCCTTCTAGATGACCAAATTCTTTCTTGTAATTTGGGTGATCGTGATCACGATCAAGGATGGTGCGGCGAAATTTTTGTTTTCCTCTTCTTTCCTGGTGACCATTTGGTTTGCGTTTGCCTTGCATAGGTAAATCATTTTGGTTAAATTCGCCTGATGAAAACTTTCGATAAAGCGTGCGCATGCTGCAGGAGATAGTCTTTTCGTTTCGTCCGATTATTACATCAGGCGTCCAGCCATCGCGGACTTTTTCATGAATATAAGCTTTTTCGTTAGGTGTTAATTGAATCTTTTTACGACCACATGTCGCTTTATTCGCTTGATATTGTAGATAAACGTCTATCGCAGTAAGTCCTTCTTTCAGTTGTCTAATAACACGATAAACAGCTTCATGGCCACGCTTTAATTTATTGGCAATTTTTCGACCAGAAACGCCGAATTCATGATATTCCTCTATGAATACCAGTTCTGTTTTGGTAAGATGGGTGTAGGACATGTCAGATACACTCTCCTTAACTTTGGTTGGTTATTCGTTGAGTATATCATGACATGTCTTTTTTGGTGTCTCGCTTAATTTTACAATCTAGGTTTATAAAAAATGCGACATACTAACCTTACATAAATGGATGATCTTCATTGATTAGAATACGCTCGATTTTATGGGCTTTTCCTGTTTTCGTATCAATAGTTACAACACAGCCATTTAATTGCGCTCTGCCCTGTTTTGGTACTTCAAAACGAACTGGCATAGATGTTAAAAAGCGTTGAATAACAGCTTCTCTTTCCATTCCCAAAATACCATCGTAAGGCCCTGTCATGCCAACATCTGACAGATACGCTGTACCATTTGGTAAAATACGCTCATCGGCCGTTTGTGTATGCGTATGTGTGCCAACAACAGCGCTCACTCGTCCATCCACATACCATCCAAATGCTTGTTTCTCACTTGTTGCTTCTCCATGAAAGTCAACAAATATAATGTTTGTACGTTGTTTTGCTTCTTTTATTAATCCATCTGCTATGGAAAAAGGGTCACGTATTGGTGGCAAAAAAGTTCTTCCTTGCAAACTAATTACAGCAACTTCAATGCCATTAATATTTACATATACGATCCCTTTACCTGGATTATTAGTTGGAAAATTTGCTGGTCGAATCATTTTGTTTGCGTTATCAATGAAATCATAGATTTCCTTTTTATCCCATGTATGATTTCCCATTGTAACTACTTGCGCGCCCCATCCTAGTAGCTGCTTATAAATTTTTTCTGTAATCCCTTTACCTGCAGCAGCATTTTCACCATTAACTATCGTAAGGCTAGGTCGATACTTTTCTTTCAATCTTGGCAAATAATATTGGACCATGTCTCTGCCAGGAGAACCAACAACATCGCCAATAAATAATATTTTCATGCTTGTCTCATCC
It encodes:
- a CDS encoding IS30 family transposase, translated to MSYTHLTKTELVFIEEYHEFGVSGRKIANKLKRGHEAVYRVIRQLKEGLTAIDVYLQYQANKATCGRKKIQLTPNEKAYIHEKVRDGWTPDVIIGRNEKTISCSMRTLYRKFSSGEFNQNDLPMQGKRKPNGHQERRGKQKFRRTILDRDHDHPNYKKEFGHLEGDTIVGRHHKSAVITLVERLTKCIIAIKPAGRQAINIETSLNQWFERLPKHLFKSIIFDCGKEFSNWKSISNEQDVDIYFADPGTPSQRGLNEHSNGLLRKNGLPKEMDFNPVSQEYISEVALRRNNIPRKSLKYKTPMECFIDYVGQDFDKSMLSRLI
- a CDS encoding TIGR00282 family metallophosphoesterase, coding for MKILFIGDVVGSPGRDMVQYYLPRLKEKYRPSLTIVNGENAAAGKGITEKIYKQLLGWGAQVVTMGNHTWDKKEIYDFIDNANKMIRPANFPTNNPGKGIVYVNINGIEVAVISLQGRTFLPPIRDPFSIADGLIKEAKQRTNIIFVDFHGEATSEKQAFGWYVDGRVSAVVGTHTHTQTADERILPNGTAYLSDVGMTGPYDGILGMEREAVIQRFLTSMPVRFEVPKQGRAQLNGCVVTIDTKTGKAHKIERILINEDHPFM